The following are encoded in a window of Hippoglossus stenolepis isolate QCI-W04-F060 chromosome 10, HSTE1.2, whole genome shotgun sequence genomic DNA:
- the cldn23l gene encoding claudin-23 — translation MMHTPASMVMGIVFSPLGLVLVFTAAITPQWREGQARLGMTGPGSLLRTGVKGQGTGVKSVEALLLRRSDGLWESCLQVEHSELKQCWPVAGPYQRDPRVRLAQGLILTSLFLCGTGIVLACIGVRCWTDLPLRGIAATGGLLVVMAGLLSLTALGVYTHNLGRLGLTAPGPGLNHHRLPHLSLRPAGSLYFGWLGSCLQVLGGSALLFGFKQPRCPTCPSCPEVPVCPACRSFPDITNKGDTDVYEVTC, via the coding sequence ATGATGCACACTCCAGCCTCCATGGTGATGGGGATCGTATTCTCCCCTCTGGGACTTGTTCTTGTCTTCACCGCTGCCATCACCCCCCAGTGGAGAGAGGGACAAGCGCGTCTGGGAATGACGGGGCCGGGGTCACTTCTTCGAACtggtgtcaaaggtcaagggaCGGGGGTCAAGTCAGTGGAGGCCCTGCTCTTGCGGCGCTCTGATGGACTGTGGGAGAGCTGCCTGCAGGTGGAGCACTCTGAGCTGAAGCAGTGCTGGCCTGTGGCGGGTCCGTACCAGAGGGACCCCCGGGTTCGCCTGGCGCAAGGTCTGATCCTGACCTCCTTGTTCCTGTGCGGCACTGGTATTGTCCTGGCCTGCATCGGGGTCCGGTGCTGGACAGATCTGCCTCTGAGGGGCATCGCAGCCACAGGTGGGCTCCTGGTGGTGATGGCCGGCCTGCTGAGCCTGACTGCCCTCGGGGTGTACACACACAACCTCGGAAGGCTGGGGCTGACGGCTCCGGGCCCAGGGCTCAACCACCACAGGTTGCCCCACCTCAGCCTGCGTCCAGCCGGCTCGCTGTACTTTGGGTGGCTGGGGTCGTGTTTGCAGGTGCTGGGGGGCAGCGCTCTGCTGTTCGGCTTCAAACAACCAAGATGTCCGACCTGCCCGTCTTGCCCGGAGGTGCCCGTCTGCCCCGCGTGCCGCTCATTTCCAGACATCACCAACAAGGGAGACACAGATGTATATGAAGTCACCTGTTAG